In the Microplitis mediator isolate UGA2020A chromosome 5, iyMicMedi2.1, whole genome shotgun sequence genome, tACCGATATTCTTATTAGCAAACCtcataaatgatattttttaagttttttacgCATTTACTTGGAATTtgtcatttataaaaaacatttaagcGCAAATGTGCTATATGATTTACTAACGCctcaaaaaacaattttttatgtacatCAGTTGagtaaattacatttttcacaaaaaaaaatatatacgatagtaattgcaaaatataaagtaactattaaaattataaaaacaatacTTTGAATTGTAAGAGTACTACTGTGAAGTAAACAAATTACTTCTGTGAATTACGGAAACTGCTGtttcaaatatcaaaattcttcaaatatattttaaacagtaatttttttccgagtgAACTAGAATATCTACATATTTcgtgtatgtaaatatttatctatgtttgaacaaaaattattatattgcaCAACTCATTTGCAAAGCGATGAGATGTGTTCTGCTAACACTTGTTCGGTCCCGGCTGATTCACTTatgtaaaaatcatttttacacttattcaaATATGCTCAACTAGACCAAAATTCATAACATTTGAcagataatttattcataaatttcgttcataaataaaacgaactaaattttcaatcactttttaaaaaaaaatgtttaaaaaatttgtgcgaatccggagtaaatgcggattgCCCTGATTAGAAACTACGATTAATGTCGATTAGAAATGTTTTCATCGTTTTGAATCGTCAATTGATGATTAATGgtgattaaaaacgattcaatttttaatagttttaaatcgtttttaattCTCATGCAGGAccagaaattgcaatatttattttacgattaaagacgatttgaaatttttaatcgtcataAATCGTCTTTAATCGTGAAGTAACATTGCCATTCCTGGTCCCTCTtgaagattaaaaacgatttatgaagatttgaaatttttaatcatcatgaatcgtttttaatcgtgaaataatattgcaatGTCTGGTCCCAcataaagattaaaaataatttatgacgattcgaattttaaacgtcattaaacgttttttatcgtgaaataataaatcgtcTTTTCACGATTAGAGACGATTAAATGCGAAAAACCATGACGATTATGACTATTAAAGACGATCAATGAcgactaaatttttaatcgttttcaATCGTCACAAATCGTATTTTCTAATCAGGGTGAATCCGGATcagatgactgtttatttttttaatctcctTAGAGTGAAATTAATTCTAaagagaaatttattttaatattaaaactctaaATCGGAATGAATTCGgggttaaataaaatccggatcattccgaaatcactccgctaaaaaacaAACTCTATTTACTTCATATGCGGAGTGAATCTTTTCTAAAATTCCGAGTGACGGAttgaatttggatttaaataaaatctgtaatcactccgaattcactcccgattttttaccgTGCATTGCTTTTTGCCTccagtaaaagtaaaaaaaaatggagagagacggtttttttcaagtgaGTTCGAGATGTACTTAACTTTAATATCTCCATGgtcattaaaataatcaaaataaattaaacattagaagactgtaaatttttttcattaacatCAACAGCAGCTTTAACATACCCCTTTTCTTTAAATTGACCTGATAAACCGTTAAGCTCATCGAGAATGGATTCAATACTTCTGCCTTTGGTCTCCGGTACGAAAAATAACGTAAATAAAAAGGTACAACCACAACAAGCTCCCAGGGAGAAGAAGCATCCGTATATTCCCAAAATAGCAATCAATAGAgggaataatttaataactaaaaaCGCGGAGAGAAACAAACAAATCATATTGACTGTATTAGCAAGTGAAGCAACATCTGGGCTAAAAACTTCGGCTGCTACAATAAAGGGCGCGGGTCCCATTCCGACGCAATAAACAACTGCGTAAACCGAAAGTGCAAGTAATGGAATCCATCCGAATGACGAAACGTCGTACAATTTGTACTGCAAATAGAGGAATAAACCGAGGATGAAATGACAAACAAGCATTCCCATACAAGAGATAAGAATAAGAGGTCTTCTTCCAGCGCGTTCCATCAGTATCGTTGAGAGCCAAGAtccaaatatttgaatagcacCGACAACAATTGTAGCTGAATTTGGGCTCAGTGAACTTCCggcaatttgaaaaatcattgCTGTGTAAGAGAGctgcaatatttaaatttttagttactacacggaaaaaaatgtaacctAAAATTTCTTTGAAGGAAAAGTAATCCGAAACCACTAGTGGGATCCGATAGCTTTTACTTTTggcaaaagttaaaaattactattccaAAAGTAAAATGttatatcataaattaaaaattacaaagcgTTGGTATCTTCTACATACAtgaagaaattattcttgtttgaaatgctGTGCTGTCATAGTAATGCCAGACTATATTGGCCATCTGtcggaaattgaaataaacacatgCAGAAATTACTGAAACCATtcgaaattttactatggttATAGTTATTTCTGcatgtgtttatttcaatttcaagtttatttcaatgaaatagtaattttttatttatgccaAATGTTAACCCGAGTTATTCGTAACTATGATTTGGCTTTAATAATCAGAGCAGCTAAAGGCttgaaaagtagaaaatttatcagGGAATGAACAAGTGGACAGCTTGTTCGAAACTGAATGGTAACAAGTGGATCACCAGTCCAGAAAACTGGTACCACGGGGAGCCTTTCCAAGCCCACTTCAACTGGAGTCtctttattttctgagatGGTAGTAGTGTTTGACCCAAGAGAGGTATGGACTCGTCATGAGGAATgaggattttttattatacctcCGGTTAATGTCCACCTTAGTCGTCcattgattatattttacgGCTAAGAGTGTCATCTGAGGCGGGAGAAGGAATGGCCCCGAAACACGTGTATGCCCTAAAGGGCGCGGAAACGGCCTCCCGTAAAACGGAGGTGGACTTCGATCCcgtcatattaattaattatgccaAAAGTATAGCTATCGGATCTATCAATGGTTTCGGAttacttttttctccgtgtacggaataaatttataattttttttagtgttaataaaattaatgtcatACCATAGCTGAAATTCCACATGTCTGTTGTCCGCACAACAGCGTGATACCTATGACCAGACCTTTGATAGTTGCTTTGTCTCGGAATAAGTCTCTAAGTCCTACGGCTTCATTGACATCAGAAGTCTCTTTAACAAGCGATTGGAGTCTCAATAATTCACGGTCAGCAGCCGACTTGTCGCCATTTTTCAGCCACATCAAGGACCTGACCAGCAATCATACGATAATTATTCACTTGGCGCCAAATCAACTTAAACTTGAAGCTAAATAAAgatcatttaataattatcaagtaTATTGAATAATAGCTATCACTTGTCTACTGGATAGAATTATTCACTCAAATAATACTTACTTGGCAGCATCATTCATGCGATCTTTACGAACAAGATAGGATGGCGTTTCGGGCAAAAATGCAAAGGATCCGAGGAAAACCATAGGCAATACAAGAGAACTTATTGCAAATAATTGATAAGACATAACAGCTCCTAGTATGTATCCCATTAAAATACCAATGTTGACAGCAAATACCATCAAACTACCAAGTTGTCCTCTAATACTGTCACCAGCTGTCTCGGCAACGTACATAGGCACCAAAAAGAAACATATTGCACCGCCGAAACCCGCAAAAACTCTCGCAATTAACAGATACCAGTAGTTAGTTGCGAAAAGTGTTAAAAGCCAACAAGTGACGTAAGGAATTCCCATGGTGTATCCGGTTATTTTTCGCCCGAATTTTTCTGATATCCACCCGCAAAGTGGCAGTACTATAACACCACCTAAACACATTATACTGATTAACCATGACACTTGATCATCATTTAATGGTGTTTGGCCAACTGGTGTTTCGGCACTTTTTAGTAGCGGTATTGTTGGAGATGCCCATCCGATCATTATTCCATACACCAAACTTGAAATGTtcactattaaaaataaatcaagaaaaaatttaaagaaatattttggaaaaattgataaatttaatcacAGTTACAAGGATGTCAATGGTTGTTGTTATTCAATGTTTATTCTGATTATaattacacttaaaaaaattttggtgtaaaaatggcCCCCGAGAACTTTACAGGACCGTGTAGTGTGAAATAACGGTGTAAATTATCCATCCGTGTAATTTTATCACggtgtaatctactttttttatgccattccgtgttactcgttataattttgattaatgagcAACAAATGATCAATGAACATTTTTAACAACTTAATGATCAATaactatattaattttatttagatattaaatagtattttgaacatttcaatatttttattattattttttttaacgcaaaATCGTCATAAATTTCACATCTACAAGCTTGACGgtgtaaacatttttaattcacaCCGCCTAAATTTAACACGATATTTGGTGTAATCTTTACACCCAAATTTTTACACTAGACcgagtccaaaaattttttacattgcaGTATGTTATAGAATAGTAAACTAATCGGAATTAACATTGAGTAATAATCACCATTTATATCCTTATAGGGTcgaggtaccatttgtggccactgcttcatttttgaacatttaatactttattttaattagtaggaaaattgtaaaataaaattaccattttaATAGTGGGGTACAAATGTCTCTttacactttttaaaaattaatcatgtcATTGTATCTTTTACAAAtcatttgattttaatttttcacgtGTCCAAAACTCGCCTAAAGTGGCCGAAAGCGGTACCTTTACCCTATCTGTGATTTAATTTACCAACCACTATTGAAATGGATATGAATTAGCAGAATTgccgtttaataaaaaattaaaagttgggGAACCTGGGGCAAAaaggcccccctcaaaaattaggtaaaaatttttttttttattttccgtcaagttatgacctctataatatttttatcatattttaggccAATATGTAATATGTGGTGCACAATGgaccactaaaaaaaaaacattataggtcataacttgacggaaaataaaaaatttttttttttttataattatttgggGAGGGGCCGCCGTGCCCCAGGCTCCCCTATaggaattaaaaaacaaaaacccgtaaaaaaaaaaaaataaaggataaattaaaaatcacaaattatatttagtaaCAACATACCAATAATTGCAACTAAAAATTGCCGGTATTTCCCTGGTTCTTCCGGAGGCATAATTTTAGTAACTTCCATTGTCTTTTTAGATTTCATTAAACAATCACTgataaaactataattttaaaaaatttagtaatttttaaagccGTATCCGCGCACGTACAATTGAAAGGAATACTCTTATACagttaactttttattaaattggttaaatatcaataaacaaCAGAACTGATGACATCTCGGAGTTGATAGCCTTTACTTTGTTAGAGGCACGACTGTTGATGCAACTCGTGGGTTGTCATCTTTTGTATTTCAATTTATAGCGATTGGATGTCTCCGGAGGTGGACGCATACATTTCTTATCATTACCCATCACGAGAATTACAATCATTGAAACTatcttcaaaaattcataatttatttaacgctTTTACTTAAatcctttcattttttttatttaattcaaatattagataagtaagtaatgaaaaaaaaaattacatttttaaatttttttttcgattgtcaagttaaaaaaaaatgtatataaatttattagcaTCTTATTTGCAGttgatttatattaaataataaattataatttgtaatatCACTGAAACGTCactgatttaattattctcattTGCGGATTCACTTTATACGCAAGTAATTTATAGtattgtttaaatataaataataactcataagtaatttataaatatgtacatTTTGTCAAACAATaatctataaaaatgtatcaCATGTGATATTGTAGATCATAAATTATAACGTGCACTAATTACATACGTAgcagtattaaatttataataaaatccatatgaattttacaaaatattactgcgcaattgtttattttgttaaataaatttttaaaaaattccactgcaaaatcttaaaaatatcggaatttataattcttttatttttattttcttctttaaaTTACAGATATAAACTTAATTCGTACGTTAGTTTTACAATGACATGGCACTGCAATGGCACGACGAATCAAGAAAtgatagataaattaaaaggtattaattaattgcatGCGTTTATGATatgtaatcattattttacaTCATTCAAACTTATTCATACGcaagatttatttaatacttattttcttaaaaaattacatgacATCTGCTGACTGCTTACTTACAaacagtttatttataattttaaagaaaagaaaaatacaagcaaaacagaaaaaaaaaattacaaaaacagataacggtaaaaaaatatatattattgcaatttgttttgttttttatgttgataaactttatttcggttgaataaattaaaaatattatgaatatgtaattaaattttatttatatttttttaagtagattgtataaatatatttgtttataagtaaaattttttagaagcgAAAATTCTCACGTCTGATACCGCAGAAGCAGCTATGATAGCGATTGATCGTGGCAAATACTGTCATGAACCTGATCCTTATTTAGACCGTCCTCGGAGAATAGGCTACAATGTGACAATCAGTGCTCCACATAtggtaattcattttttataaaatttgtttttaattagttttatttctacatggagaaattattcttgtttgaaatgctatggtgCCATCAAAAGCAGCTGAAGCAGCCATTCGGCACGGGCAATCACCAAAGTTAAGTAGCATCGAGCATGATT is a window encoding:
- the LOC130667926 gene encoding facilitated trehalose transporter Tret1-like produces the protein MKSKKTMEVTKIMPPEEPGKYRQFLVAIIVNISSLVYGIMIGWASPTIPLLKSAETPVGQTPLNDDQVSWLISIMCLGGVIVLPLCGWISEKFGRKITGYTMGIPYVTCWLLTLFATNYWYLLIARVFAGFGGAICFFLVPMYVAETAGDSIRGQLGSLMVFAVNIGILMGYILGAVMSYQLFAISSLVLPMVFLGSFAFLPETPSYLVRKDRMNDAAKSLMWLKNGDKSAADRELLRLQSLVKETSDVNEAVGLRDLFRDKATIKGLVIGITLLCGQQTCGISAMLSYTAMIFQIAGSSLSPNSATIVVGAIQIFGSWLSTILMERAGRRPLILISCMGMLVCHFILGLFLYLQYKLYDVSSFGWIPLLALSVYAVVYCVGMGPAPFIVAAEVFSPDVASLANTVNMICLFLSAFLVIKLFPLLIAILGIYGCFFSLGACCGCTFLFTLFFVPETKGRSIESILDELNGLSGQFKEKGYVKAAVDVNEKNLQSSNV